The following coding sequences are from one Salvia hispanica cultivar TCC Black 2014 chromosome 3, UniMelb_Shisp_WGS_1.0, whole genome shotgun sequence window:
- the LOC125210305 gene encoding uncharacterized protein LOC125210305 encodes MATNDDPWMQKKLEAPMPLIGMYVAFASLACSLLISADLLHAFRSKKLWFPSYFFSLNATSLALLSVALKLPVDLTTSMTALTDRLAKISSLSLLSTSIANFLPSLGSMSDSDILLNVTALTILILTVVADVCIQVVGTRSFLHHRVLFPEEILALSLMLLLLLILVSTSIMVLTTKKCLEAKYHEKHTFASTAAAPDLGVEKLRNFVNKYWVMAETSCPQFVIARSSSCAAAGVICVANALTLAQAIVRTGMARRSLSLTNSSYGCSTEWILLVQTIGVIFGTISTSFRWFTAVRFRCSAKSLAREFRVEDYWTRKLLEIQASPIHPFITNHKCRRLVYNARGFVVNIILRAQMLIVLFNKLVLVISCCILGSVINIFQQLNTDSGASRDILQNVRPNSLRLEGEADFPDYMLQSIPKQMDEVLEASRRKKPCRLIELLRGSTFKGVAELESLGVPSIHGKEPKSCWSLAVVTLTSIAVAIPNVEKSKVDQLVEDVRDGLFFVKIVEETFYSDEEWKNIRKAGDLWLRVDLFRKWQEIDLADICLSSPNSKHALQKLARESEKIASGLKTDVPDCPMFNPWNWKPRIIAANAMYRISSTVLEGYCDEEKAMGDEEVFVQLSRMIADVLAACVTNLRRVIVNKCHVKAIEERERSVRQAALLLGRSEEILDFLADRDLPAGLSELSAPYIEEWRGAMLLEMEMMSSDAITPSCIGTASSEGRGSCSSSGAVMLMEHLKRSFPPRNLEF; translated from the coding sequence ATGGCAACCAACGACGACCCTTGGATGCAGAAAAAGCTGGAGGCTCCAATGCCGTTGATCGGCATGTACGTCGCTTTCGCCTCCCTAGCCTGCTCCTTGCTAATCTCCGCCGATCTCCTCCACGCCTTCCGCTCCAAGAAGCTCTGGTTCCCCTCCTACTTCTTCTCCCTCAACGCCACCTCCCTCGCCCTCCTCTCCGTCGCTCTCAAGCTCCCCGTGGACCTCACCACCAGCATGACCGCCCTCACGGACCGCCTCGCCAAGATCAGCAGCCTCTCCCTCCTCTCCACCTCCATCGCCAACTTCCTCCCCTCCCTCGGCTCCATGTCCGACTCCGACATTCTCCTCAACGTCACCGCACTCACCATCCTCATCCTCACCGTCGTCGCTGACGTCTGCATCCAGGTCGTGGGGACGCGGTCGTTCCTCCACCACCGCGTCCTCTTCCCTGAAGAGATCCTCGCGCTCAGCCTCatgctcctcctcctcctcattcTCGTCTCCACTTCTATAATGGTACTCACCACTAAGAAATGCCTCGAGGCCAAGTACCACGAGAAGCACACCTTcgcctccaccgccgccgccccaGATTTGGGCGTTGAGAAGCTTAGGAATTTTGTGAACAAGTATTGGGTGATGGCGGAGACTAGCTGCCCTCAGTTTGTCATCGCGCGCTCCTCCTCCTGCGCTGCTGCTGGCGTTATCTGTGTCGCCAACGCGCTTACCCTGGCGCAGGCTATTGTGCGCACAGGGATGGCGCGTCGCAGCCTCAGCCTCACCAATTCCAGCTACGGCTGCTCCACGGAATGGATTCTTCTAGTGCAGACCATCGGGGTTATTTTTGGCACAATCTCCACTTCATTCAGATGGTTCACAGCCGTCCGATTCAGATGCTCTGCCAAAAGCTTAGCGCGCGAGTTCAGAGTCGAGGACTATTGGACTCGGAAGCTTCTAGAAATCCAAGCAAGTCCGATACATCCATTCATCACAAACCACAAATGCAGAAGGTTGGTCTACAACGCTAGAGGATTCGTTGTGAACATCATTCTCAGAGCTCAAATGCTTATTGTTCTGTTCAACAAGCTAGTTTTAGTGATCTCGTGCTGCATACTTGGCTCCGTCATCAATATCTTTCAGCAATTGAATACTGATTCTGGTGCAAGCCGTGATATTTTACAAAACGTGAGGCCGAATTCTCTGCGGCTCGAGGGAGAGGCGGATTTTCCGGACTACATGCTGCAGAGCATCCCCAAACAGATGGATGAAGTTCTAGAAGCGTCTAGAAGGAAGAAGCCTTGTAGGCTAATCGAACTCTTGCGCGGTTCGACCTTCAAAGGCGTGGCTGAACTCGAAAGCCTTGGTGTTCCAAGCATACATGGGAAAGAGCCGAAGAGCTGCTGGTCTCTTGCAGTGGTAACACTCACAAGCATCGCCGTCGCCATCCCTAATGTCGAGAAAAGCAAGGTCGATCAGCTCGTAGAAGACGTAAGAGACGGCCTCTTCTTTGTGAAGATTGTGGAAGAGACCTTTTACAGTGATGAAGAGTGGAAGAATATAAGGAAAGCTGGTGATCTATGGCTGAGAGTCGATTTATTCCGGAAATGGCAAGAAATTGATCTTGCTGATATCTGTTTAAGCAGTCCAAACTCCAAGCACGCGCTGCAGAAGCTAGCGCGTGAGAGCGAGAAGATCGCGTCTGGTTTGAAAACAGACGTGCCGGATTGCCCCATGTTCAACCCTTGGAACTGGAAGCCTCGGATCATAGCGGCCAACGCAATGTACAGGATCAGCAGCACGGTTTTGGAGGGGTACTGTGACGAAGAAAAAGCGATGGGAGATGAGGAAGTGTTTGTTCAGTTGAGTAGAATGATTGCAGACGTTTTAGCCGCGTGTGTGACCAATTTGAGGCGAGTGATTGTGAACAAGTGTCACGTGAAGGCGattgaggagagagagaggagcgTGCGGCAGGCTGCTCTTCTGTTGGGGAGAAGTGAAGAGATTCTGGATTTTCTAGCTGATCGCGATCTTCCCGCGGGTTTGAGTGAGCTTTCTGCTCCGTATATTGAGGAATGGCGAGGGGCGATGTTACtggagatggagatgatgAGTTCGGATGCCATCACGCCATCCTGCATTGGCACAGCGTCTTCGGAAGGGAGAGGGAGTTGCTCTTCCAGTGGAGCTGTCATGTTAATGGAGCATTTGAAGAGAAGTTTTCCACCTAGGAATCTTGAGTTTTAA
- the LOC125210307 gene encoding uncharacterized protein LOC125210307 — translation MANFMTSLGCVDNYEMLVNLTALAILVITLTANVSIHIFMMRGFSVVDTIMAEEIISVVLMLFLLGTLCSFSLMVPSAKRYLEAEYKQMEKIVSSKPIEWGDYTIDELRIVVKRYWVMSETGSLQFVLARTSISVTASLVCSLLVLTLIEAHIRLHLIHNDPGWTYTNYAWSMNWILYTQCVGAAFGAVAPMFRWMFAAHFKLSALGEKRARDELYVETYWISRLVEWRESSLPLHIHSSKCRKLVHDAKGLLLNICIRIQILFVLASKVILLTSCKFGTAVLVCFYRLSHLSRAPNDMEGCCESRAGSELDFSRYVLLLEGEAELPKKVLNNLLNELDVLIETGEKQKPKNLIDLLMKSMNFNGVKEFDSNQVPSLHSLEPPNCWSLPVVTLGSIAIALPNINPNRVKKLIRGIREGLYLVGLIEKTLNRVRDPKSIRNAADRVWLGIELYGQWENKTGNLKGTTGKEILQKLSDAAKKTVVDFMASTDNFLMQNPVNWPSKVTAANSMYRVSQTILISHNDGDDQTNDALFERLSVIISEILAACLTNLVRVINSKCHKNVVKERQECTSQAAILLGETLEVLEILQHRDLPGLCSENAADIDEWRAFMEHGNGDSPIRKSDEERVCIEMEGFVVDGL, via the coding sequence ATGGCCAATTTCATGACTTCCTTAGGATGTGTGGATAATTATGAGATGTTAGTAAACCTTACAGCATTAGCTATTTTAGTCATTACTTTGACTGCAAATGTCAGCATTCATATCTTCATGATGCGTGGATTTTCCGTTGTTGACACTATCATGGCGGAGGAAATCATTTCAGTTGTACTCATGCTTTTTCTGCTTGGGACTCTGTGTTCTTTCTCTTTGATGGTGCCTAGTGCTAAGAGATATTTGGAGGCAGAGTACAAACAGATGGAGAAGATCGTTTCGAGTAAGCCTATTGAGTGGGGGGATTACACCATTGACGAGCTTAGAATTGTGGTGAAGAGGTATTGGGTGATGTCGGAGACAGGCTCCCTCCAGTTTGTGTTGGCCAGAACATCCATCTCCGTCACTGCAAGCTTGGTATGCTCTTTGTTGGTTCTCACTCTGATTGAGGCCCATATTCGCCTCCATTTGATTCACAATGATCCAGGCTGGACCTACACCAACTACGCGTGGTCCATGAACTGGATATTGTACACCCAATGTGTAGGAGCAGCGTTTGGTGCTGTTGCTCCTATGTTCAGATGGATGTTTGCTGCGCATTTCAAGCTCTCAGCGTTGGGGGAGAAGAGGGCAAGGGATGAGCTTTATGTTGAGACCTATTGGATTTCAAGGTTGGTGGAATGGAGAGAGTCGTCTCTTCCTTTACATATTCACAGCTCTAAGTGCAGGAAACTCGTTCATGATGCAAAGGGATTACTTCTGAATATCTGTATCCGGATTcagattttgtttgttttagcCAGCAAAGTGATCCTACTAACTTCTTGTAAATTTGGAACTGCAGTCCTTGTGTGTTTCTACCGTTTGAGTCATTTGAGCCGAGCACCAAACGATATGGAAGGGTGCTGCGAGTCAAGGGCCGGATCAGAACTGGATTTCAGCCGTTATGTTCTGCTGCTTGAAGGCGAGGCGGAGCTGCCTAAGAAGGTCTTGAACAACCTATTGAATGAGCTTGATGTACTGATTGAAACAGGTGAGAAACAAAAGCCCAAGAACCTAATAGATCTTCTTATGAAATCAATGAACTTCAATGGAGTGAAAGAGTTTGACAGCAATCAAGTCCCAAGCCTGCATTCACTTGAACCCCCCAACTGCTGGTCTCTGCCTGTGGTGACACTAGGAAGCATAGCCATAGCACTCCCGAATATAAACCCCAACAGGGTTAAGAAGCTGATACGCGGGATCAGGGAAGGCCTATACCTCGTAGGGCTCATTGAGAAAACACTCAACAGAGTTAGAGACCCAAAAAGCATCAGGAATGCAGCAGACAGGGTGTGGCTGGGGATCGAGCTTTACGGCCAATGGGAGAACAAGACTGGGAACCTAAAGGGGACAACAGGGAAGGAGATCCTGCAGAAGCTCTCAGACGCAGCGAAGAAGACTGTGGTTGATTTCATGGCGAGCACTGACAATTTCTTGATGCAGAACCCGGTGAACTGGCCGTCTAAAGTGACAGCTGCTAACTCAATGTACAGGGTGAGCCAGACGATCTTGATATCCCACAACGATGGGGATGATCAGACTAATGATGCTTTGTTTGAGAGGCTGTCTGTGATTATCTCAGAGATATTGGCCGCTTGTCTCACCAATTTGGTACGTGTGATAAATTCCAAGTGTCACAAAAATGTGGTGAAGGAGAGGCAGGAATGTACTAGCCAAGCGGCTATACTTCTAGGGGAGACGCTAGAGGTTCTTGAAATTCTGCAGCACCGTGATCTTCCGGGCTTGTGCTCGGAAAATGCAGCCGATATTGATGAATGGAGGGCGTTCATGGAGCACGGGAATGGGGATTCACCAATCAGGAAATCGGATGAAGAGCGTGTGTGTATTGAGATGGAGGGATTTGTTGTAGATGGATTGTGA
- the LOC125210308 gene encoding uncharacterized protein LOC125210308: protein MPFDGSAEDPERASSIEKLLEAPLPWIGLYVAAASLACAAAMAADTLHGLWRKKHWFPSRYFSINATSLTLLAVSMKLPVDLSTRMYSVTDRLAKISSLIFMSTAMANLLTSLGSMTDQDVLMNVTALGILVITVVVNVAIQVIQMHAYLGNRLGFHEEFLGTLSMLFLLLMFVSTAVMIPSMKRYLETKYHEMHRSALIEDEIDLGKVITVDKLRVLVKKYWVMAETSNPQFVIARSVTCTTSGMLSLIICLVLVEVEIRMAMGFGLLQHSFSSYGWSTKFVLIAQTAGVIVGTIAPASRWLVAVRYSALNRGRRSFGNAVSVEEYWTQKMVEWRQSSLSFQIRHFKSRKLIHDLRALFLKSCISVQRLVILASKLVLLISTCFTSPAISCVDYFTRLRRQNRVAHSASSRDPEVSEKVDPELDLSHYVMLLEGEVELPAETLENICKEIDQVIHKGKLKRPKNLLKLLSKSCSFKGVGEFDSSQVPPLHSQDLPYCWSLPVVTLACIALALPNVEKAKSDRLLRSVTEGLRLVKLVDKTMDRKGSLANIRTAADVVWVKVELYHKWQDEDLRDASIKGKNAAEILQELFYKAEKTVIEFQRNARDCLMKNPLNWPANVIASNAMYRMSRTVLLNHGGCENDETDEALFDKLSFMIADILAACLTNLAHVITVKCHHSAIEVREKSVRKAAMLLGETEEILALLQQRQVPILAPRKATDIEEWRAFVKQEMIDKQSSVTRPD, encoded by the coding sequence ATGCCGTTCGACGGAAGCGCGGAGGATCCGGAGAGGGCTTCCTCGATCGAGAAGCTTCTAGAAGCTCCGCTGCCATGGATCGGCCTGTACGTCGCCGCCGCGTCTCTCGCCTGCGCTGCAGCGATGGCGGCCGACACTCTCCACGGACTATGGCGGAAGAAGCACTGGTTTCCGTCGCGATACTTCTCGATCAACGCAACTTCCCTCACGCTGCTCGCCGTCTCGATGAAGCTGCCCGTAGATCTCAGCACTCGGATGTACTCCGTCACCGACCGCCTCGCCAAGATCAGCAGCCTCATCTTCATGTCCACCGCCATGGCCAATCTCCTCACCTCGCTCGGCTCCATGACCGATCAGGATGTGCTAATGAACGTCACAGCTTTAGGCATTTTGGTGATCACGGTGGTAGTGAATGTGGCCATACAGGTCATCCAGATGCACGCTTATTTAGGCAACCGGCTAGGGTTTCACGAAGAGTTTTTGGGGACTCTGTCGATGTTGTTCCTCCTTCTCATGTTTGTTTCCACGGCGGTCATGATTCCTTCTATGAAGCGCTATTTGGAGACGAAATATCACGAGATGCATCGATCTGCTTTGATTGAGGATGAAATTGATTTGGGGAAAGTGATCACCGTTGATAAATTGAGAGTGTTGGTGAAGAAATATTGGGTGATGGCGGAAACTAGCAATCCTCAGTTTGTGATTGCTCGTTCTGTGACGTGCACCACATCTGGAATGTTGAGCTTGATCATCTGTCTGGTTTTGGTGGAAGTCGAGATTCGGATGGCGATGGGGTTTGGTTTGCTGCAGCACTCATTCTCCAGCTATGGGTGGTCAACAAAGTTTGTTCTTATAGCTCAGACTGCCGGGGTGATCGTTGGCACGATTGCTCCCGCGTCGAGATGGTTAGTTGCTGTGAGATACAGTGCGTTGAATCGAGGCAGAAGGAGTTTTGGAAATGCAGTGAGTGTTGAAGAGTATTGGACTCAGAAGATGGTGGAGTGGAGGCAGAGCTCTTTGTCTTTCCAAATTCGGCATTTCAAGAGCAGGAAGCTTATTCATGATTTGAGAGCTTTGTTTTTGAAATCCTGCATTTCTGTTCAGCGTCTGGTTATTCTTGCTAGCAAACTAGTTCTTCTCATCTCTACCTGTTTCACTAGTCCAGCGATTTCGTGCGTTGACTATTTCACGAGGTTGAGGAGGCAGAATCGCGTAGCGCACTCTGCATCCTCACGCGATCCAGAGGTCTCGGAGAAGGTTGATCCCGAGCTGGATTTGAGCCATTATGTGATGCTGCTGGAAGGGGAAGTAGAGCTTCCTGCAGAGACTCTGGAGAATATCTGCAAAGAAATTGATCAAGTTATTCATAAAGGCAAGTTGAAAAGGCCCAAGAATTTGCTCAAACTGCTCTCCAAATCTTGCAGCTTCAAAGGGGTGGGAGAATTCGACAGCAGTCAAGTTCCACCTCTGCATTCTCAAGATCTTCCCTATTGCTGGTCTCTACCTGTAGTGACGCTGGCTTGCATTGCGCTTGCTCTTCCCAACGTTGAAAAGGCCAAATCCGATCGCCTGCTGAGAAGTGTGACTGAAGGGCTTCGCCTCGTGAAGCTCGTGGACAAGACCATGGATAGAAAAGGCAGTCTGGCAAACATAAGAACCGCTGCAGATGTGGTGTGGGTGAAAGTGGAACTGTACCACAAATGGCAAGACGAAGATCTTCGCGATGCGTCTATTAAAGGGAAAAATGCTGCAGAGATACTGCAAGAGCTCTTCTATAAAGCTGAGAAGACTGTGATCGAGTTCCAGAGAAACGCTCGGGACTGCCTCATGAAGAATCCTCTCAACTGGCCCGCTAATGTGATTGCATCTAACGCGATGTATAGGATGTCCAGAACAGTCCTGCTCAACCATGGAGGTTGTGAAAATGACGAAACAGATGAGGCCTTGTTCGACAAGCTGTCTTTCATGATTGCAGATATACTGGCGGCATGCCTTACCAATCTGGCTCATGTGATAACTGTCAAGTGTCACCACAGTGCCATTGAGGTCAGGGAGAAAAGTGTGCGTAAAGCAGCTATGCTTCTGGGCGAAACTGAGGAGATTTTGGCGCTTCTCCAGCAACGACAAGTGCCAATACTTGCGCCTCGGAAGGCAACGGATATTGAAGAATGGCGCGCCTTTGTCAAGCAGGAAATGATAGACAAACAGAGCTCCGTTACTAGGCCTGACTGA
- the LOC125210309 gene encoding uncharacterized protein LOC125210309: protein MPGDASDIERKLEAPMPWIGMYVAVASLICALAMAADTIHGFRGKKHWFPSKVFSLNATSLTLLAVAMKLPVDLTTRMYAATDRLAKICSLAFMSTAMANFITSLGSMEDKDILMNVTALAILVLTVVVNFCVQVIQMRQFLRGRLMFCEEITAAAFMLLSLLMVISSAVMAPATKNYLESKYHEMMKMASDEQILESMEEGDFMFDKLRNMIKKYWVMAETSSPQFVIARSVTCTVSGIISMLTAVLVAQAEIRLVMEYKGIDIAASTYGWSTKWIVLAQSFGVAVGAAAPAIRCFNAIRFKCSENVSRGFRDEFKIDGYWTQMMVEWRQSSLPMQIRDRKWRKFFHKTKGLILSFLVRVQILIVLCSIALRYIFFCFATPCFLCLKRLKSVFSSSKSQVHGISGSQEEILDLSRYVLLLEGEAELPQNIQVNICEEVERLVRTGKKQQPKNLLSLLHKVGNFKGLREVDKNQVPSLHSQEPPKCWSLPLVTLTSIAIALPNIPKKEVSWLLQSVDEGLFYVKLIEKTLDKKGNLVNSRNAADVIWVGVELYRKWQDNDLQETSLKGRDSKETLQELSKQAEQGVVDFKREMRDFVMENPLNWPVKAIAANSMYRICQRLLKAYEGDHLQADERLFQQLVNMIANILAASLTNLMRVVIIKCHQRDIKKKEKNVREAALLLGETEEILQVLQQHRRATTRTDPDELEFIEKWCNLLIKRKV from the coding sequence ATGCCGGGGGATGCATCGGATATCGAGAGGAAGCTGGAGGCACCGATGCCATGGATAGGCATGTATGTTGCCGTGGCCTCCCTCATCTGTGCTCTTGCAATGGCAGCTGATACCATCCATGGATTCAGAGGCAAGAAGCACTGGTTCCCGAGTAAAGTCTTCTCACTCAACGCAACTTCCTTGACGTTGCTAGCTGTGGCCATGAAGCTGCCAGTGGATCTCACAACTCGGATGTATGCTGCCACGGATCGCCTTGCGAAGATATGCAGCCTAGCCTTCATGTCAACTGCTATGGCCAACTTTATCACCAGTTTAGGATCAATGGAGGACAAAGACATCCTGATGAATGTGACTGCTTTAGCCATTCTTGTTCTCACAGTTGTGGTGAATTTCTGTGTTCAAGTCATCCAGATGAGGCAGTTTCTTCGCGGGAGGCTAATGTTTTGTGAGGAGATCACCGCAGCTGCTTTCATGCTCCTATCACTTCTCATGGTGATATCTTCGGCTGTGATGGCGCCCGCCACTAAAAATTATCTCGAGTCCAAGTACCACGAGATGATGAAGATGGCCTCAGACGAACAAATCCTGGAGTCGATGGAGGAGGGTGATTTCATGTTTGATAAACTTAGGAACATGATCAAGAAGTATTGGGTGATGGCTGAAACCAGCAGTCCTCAGTTTGTCATTGCGCGGTCTGTTACCTGCACTGTTTCTGGTATCATTTCTATGCTCACTGCTGTTCTCGTGGCGCAAGCTGAGATCAGATTGGTGATGGAGTACAAGGGAATCGACATAGCTGCCTCCACATATGGATGGTCGACTAAATGGATTGTTCTTGCTCAGTCGTTCGGGGTGGCAGTGGGGGCGGCTGCCCCTGCAATCAGGTGTTTCAACGCGATCAGGTTCAAATGCTCGGAGAATGTGAGCCGGGGGTTCCGAGATGAATTCAAGATCGATGGCTACTGGACACAGATGATGGTGGAGTGGAGACAGAGCTCTCTGCCTATGCAGATCAGAGACAGAAAGTGGAGGAAGTTTTTCCACAAAACCAAAGGCCTAATACTAAGCTTTCTTGTAAGAGTGCAGATTCTGATAGTTCTTTGTAGCATAGCACTAAGATACATATTTTTCTGCTTTGCAACTCCATGCTTCCTCTGTTTGAAAAGATTGAAGAGTGTATTCAGCTCTAGCAAATCACAAGTTCATGGGATTTCTGGATCACAAGAAGAAATTCTAGACCTGAGCCGTTATGTTCTGCTGCTCGAAGGTGAGGCCGAGCTTCCTCAGAATATCCAAGTGAACATATGTGAGGAAGTGGAAAGACTGGTGAGGACCGGGAAGAAGCAGCAGCCGAAGAATCTGCTAAGCCTGCTTCACAAAGTCGGAAACTTTAAAGGGCTGAGAGAAGTGGACAAGAACCAAGTTCCGAGCCTGCATTCTCAAGAGCCTCCCAAGTGCTGGTCTTTGCCTTTGGTAACACTGACAAGCATAGCTATTGCACTTCCTAACATCCCAAAGAAGGAGGTGAGCTGGCTGCTGCAGAGCGTGGATGAAGGGCTGTTCTACGTGAAGCTCATCGAGAAAACACTTGACAAGAAGGGGAATCTAGTGAACAGCAGAAATGCAGCAGATGTGATTTGGGTTGGAGTGGAGCTGTACCGCAAATGGCAGGATAACGATCTCCAAGAGACGTCTCTCAAGGGGAGGGACTCAAAGGAGACGCTGCAGGAACTGTCGAAGCAGGCAGAGCAAGGCGTTGTGGATTtcaagagagagatgagagattTTGTGATGGAGAACCCCCTAAATTGGCCAGTTAAGGCCATTGCTGCAAACTCAATGTACAGAATCTGCCAGAGGCTTCTCAAGGCCTATGAAGGCGATCATCTGCAAGCGGACGAGAGACTTTTCCAACAGTTAGTCAACATGATAGCAAATATACTAGCAGCGTCGCTTACCAATCTGATGCGCGTTGTGATCATCAAGTGTCACCAGAGGGACatcaagaagaaggagaagaacgTGCGCGAAGCAGCTCTTCTGTTAGGGGAAACAGAAGAGATTCTTCAAGTTCTTCAGCAGCACAGAAGAGCTACAACAAGAACGGATCCTGATGAATTGGAGTTTATTGAAAAATGGTGTAACTTGTTGATCAAGAGGAAAGTTTAG